The following are encoded together in the Methylomonas methanica MC09 genome:
- the gspE gene encoding type II secretion system ATPase GspE: METVNIPERYAEFLGHLKRIGKLSDSDLTKARRMQKSAQDDSLPQMLIKLGLCSDADVAETFANTHGLERLRPENYPPQSPLQEQVSLRFLKYYHVVGLQADDDGIDVAVMDPEDDYLPQALQLATGKPIRLHVGQLSDIDAALEIQYGDGKSQMDKLMDGLNVEEESNEDLEHLKDLASEAPIIRMVNFILQKAVESRASDVHIEPFEQSLKVRLRIDGVLQDIDSPPVASTAAVLSRIKIMAKLNIAERRLPQDGRIKLQMIGKELDLRVSTIPTLYGESVVIRLLDKENAVLDFAALGFVGRQAENFMEVLAQPHGIILITGPTGSGKSTSLYAALKQLNTSERKIITVEDPVEYQLEGINQIQAKPQIGLTFASALRSIVRQDPDVIMIGEMRDLETAKIAVQSALTGHLVLSTLHTNDAAAGITRLQDMGLEEYLLSSTINGILAQRLVRKLCPACKQSYPASDTLIEEMQLRRWQPDGEILLHKPVGCAVCNGIGYKGRLAIIEFLTMSDSIRKQIMKHEEAYVIQQQAIQEGMHTMYEDGIGKALQGITTLEEVLRVTTEA; encoded by the coding sequence ATGGAAACCGTAAATATCCCCGAAAGATACGCTGAATTTTTAGGCCATTTAAAACGTATCGGCAAACTTTCCGATAGCGATTTGACCAAGGCCCGCCGCATGCAAAAGTCGGCGCAAGACGATTCTTTACCGCAAATGCTGATCAAATTGGGTTTGTGTTCGGATGCGGATGTGGCTGAGACCTTTGCCAATACCCATGGTCTGGAACGCCTGCGCCCGGAAAATTATCCGCCGCAGTCGCCGTTGCAAGAACAGGTATCGCTGCGGTTTTTAAAATACTACCATGTGGTGGGCTTGCAGGCCGACGATGACGGTATCGATGTGGCGGTGATGGATCCGGAAGACGATTATTTGCCGCAGGCGTTGCAATTGGCGACGGGCAAGCCGATCCGCTTGCATGTCGGTCAATTGTCCGATATCGATGCGGCCCTGGAAATTCAATACGGCGACGGCAAATCGCAAATGGACAAGCTGATGGACGGCTTGAACGTGGAGGAAGAGAGTAACGAAGATCTGGAACATTTAAAGGATTTGGCCAGCGAGGCGCCGATTATCCGCATGGTGAATTTTATTCTGCAAAAAGCCGTGGAGAGCCGGGCATCGGACGTGCATATCGAACCGTTCGAACAAAGTCTGAAGGTGCGTTTGCGCATCGACGGCGTTTTGCAGGACATCGATTCGCCGCCGGTGGCATCTACCGCCGCCGTGTTGTCGCGCATCAAAATTATGGCTAAATTGAATATCGCCGAACGCCGGCTGCCGCAGGATGGTCGCATCAAATTGCAAATGATAGGCAAGGAGTTGGATTTGCGGGTTTCCACCATACCGACCTTGTACGGCGAAAGCGTGGTAATCCGTTTGCTGGACAAGGAAAACGCAGTACTGGATTTTGCCGCCCTGGGCTTCGTCGGCCGGCAGGCGGAAAATTTTATGGAAGTATTGGCGCAACCGCACGGCATTATTCTGATTACCGGTCCCACCGGCAGCGGTAAATCCACCAGTTTGTACGCGGCGTTGAAGCAGCTCAACACCTCCGAACGCAAGATCATTACCGTGGAAGACCCGGTCGAGTATCAATTGGAAGGCATTAATCAGATTCAGGCCAAACCGCAAATCGGCCTGACTTTCGCCTCGGCGCTGCGCTCCATCGTGCGGCAGGACCCGGACGTGATTATGATAGGCGAGATGCGCGATCTGGAAACCGCCAAGATCGCCGTGCAATCGGCCCTGACCGGCCACTTGGTGCTGTCCACTCTGCATACCAACGATGCCGCCGCCGGCATTACCCGGCTGCAGGACATGGGGCTGGAAGAGTATCTGCTCAGCTCCACCATCAACGGCATTCTGGCGCAGCGCTTGGTCAGAAAACTTTGTCCGGCCTGTAAGCAGTCTTATCCGGCTTCGGATACGCTGATAGAGGAAATGCAACTGCGTCGCTGGCAACCCGATGGCGAAATTCTGCTGCATAAGCCGGTCGGCTGCGCGGTTTGCAACGGCATCGGCTACAAAGGCCGGTTGGCGATTATCGAATTTTTGACCATGAGCGACAGCATACGCAAACAGATCATGAAGCATGAAGAGGCGTATGTGATTCAACAACAAGCTATCCAGGAAGGTATGCACACCATGTATGAAGACGGTATAGGCAAGGCCTTGCAAGGGATTACCACCTTGGAGGAAGTGTTACGGGTGACGACCGAGGCTTGA
- a CDS encoding DUF2167 domain-containing protein translates to MFNNLFCFLILLASLNLSFPVAAQEPPGQITVEEFLASLKFQAGKIELPGGIASLNLPDTFRYLPPADTERLLTQGWGNPGGYSTLGMILPAGVNPLGMDGWGVIITYEEDGHVNDEDADTIDYDSLLKDMQEGMEQANEERKKQGYDALTLVGWAENPTYDRASHKLYWAKELVSDRANQHTLNYNIRLLGRKGVLVLNAVAGMEQIDAIKAEMQNVVAFSNFTPGNGYTDFNASTDKAATYGIAALVAGGAAAKMGLFAKLFALLIAFKKMVIFGVIGLGAILKKVFSRKE, encoded by the coding sequence ATGTTTAACAATCTGTTTTGTTTCCTTATCTTGCTGGCATCGCTTAATCTGTCGTTCCCCGTCGCCGCACAGGAGCCGCCCGGTCAGATAACGGTAGAGGAATTCCTGGCTTCACTAAAATTTCAGGCCGGCAAAATTGAATTGCCGGGCGGCATAGCCTCCTTGAACCTCCCGGACACATTTCGCTACCTGCCGCCCGCAGATACGGAAAGATTACTGACGCAGGGTTGGGGCAATCCCGGCGGATACAGTACCCTCGGCATGATACTGCCGGCCGGTGTCAACCCGCTGGGCATGGATGGCTGGGGCGTTATCATCACCTACGAGGAAGACGGCCACGTCAACGATGAAGATGCCGACACCATCGATTACGATTCGCTGCTGAAAGACATGCAGGAAGGTATGGAACAGGCCAATGAAGAACGTAAAAAGCAGGGATACGACGCTTTGACCCTGGTCGGTTGGGCGGAGAACCCCACGTACGACCGGGCCAGTCACAAATTGTATTGGGCCAAGGAACTGGTCTCGGACCGCGCGAATCAACACACCCTAAACTACAACATTCGGCTATTGGGCCGCAAAGGCGTTTTGGTGCTGAATGCGGTAGCCGGCATGGAGCAAATCGACGCCATAAAAGCCGAAATGCAAAACGTGGTGGCTTTCAGCAATTTTACCCCCGGCAACGGCTACACCGATTTCAATGCCAGTACCGACAAAGCCGCTACTTATGGTATTGCCGCCTTGGTGGCTGGCGGCGCGGCCGCCAAAATGGGTCTATTCGCCAAACTGTTCGCCCTACTGATCGCATTCAAAAAAATGGTTATATTTGGCGTCATCGGCTTGGGCGCCATACTAAAGAAGGTCTTCAGCCGCAAAGAATAG
- a CDS encoding IS3 family transposase (programmed frameshift) — protein sequence MITPKKQYSDEFREQALAKVYKRGKRTIQDIADESNLSIHTLKNWMKSSTPTDTSSPNVSKRPQDWRPEERLLALHESHGISGEALNAWCRQRGLFAHQLAQWKSDFCAVTSARSGGNDSQTLRTLKAENQRLERELNRKDKALAEAAALLILQKKVPGAVGGRGRMTSLQQRQTLIESVAEATAAGARQDQACAVLGLSPRTLQRWQAGETPGEDRRPRRQYTPAHALTEAERNHILAVANSAEFADLPPSQIVPRLADQGIYLGSESTIYRLLKAAQQLKHRRSERPSQPRFKPKALSATEPNQLYSWDITYLAAAVKGQFYYLYLFLDIFSRQIVGWQVFEEESSQYASELLRDIVLREGLQPGQVILHSDNGSPMKGATMLATLQQLGVMPSLSRPAVSNDNPYSESLFKTLKYRPQYPLQPFADLCVAREWVADLVQWYNHEHRHSAIGFVTPAQRHAGLDEALLNQRKALYEDARRQNPRRWSQNTRNWNRIHTVHLNPDHAETQNNSPQEVANPDKITA from the exons ATGATTACCCCGAAAAAGCAGTATTCTGACGAGTTCAGAGAGCAAGCCCTGGCAAAAGTCTACAAACGTGGAAAACGAACCATTCAAGACATTGCCGACGAATCTAACCTCAGCATACATACCTTAAAAAACTGGATGAAAAGCAGCACACCCACCGATACGTCAAGCCCAAACGTGAGCAAGCGCCCTCAAGATTGGCGCCCCGAAGAGCGTTTACTGGCCCTCCATGAAAGCCATGGTATATCCGGCGAGGCATTGAATGCCTGGTGTCGGCAACGTGGACTATTCGCTCATCAACTCGCGCAGTGGAAAAGCGATTTTTGTGCCGTCACCAGCGCCCGTTCAGGCGGCAATGACAGCCAGACACTGCGCACTTTAAAAGCCGAAAATCAGCGTCTGGAACGCGAACTGAACCGTAAGGACAAAGCTCTGGCTGAAGCCGCTGCCTTGCTGATCCTGCAAAAAAAGGTGC CGGGCGCTGTTGGCGGGCGAGGTCGAATGACATCCCTTCAGCAGCGCCAAACCCTGATCGAATCCGTCGCCGAAGCCACCGCAGCCGGTGCCCGCCAAGACCAAGCCTGTGCCGTGCTGGGCCTGAGCCCGCGCACCTTGCAGCGCTGGCAGGCCGGCGAAACCCCGGGCGAAGACCGGCGACCGAGGCGGCAATATACGCCGGCGCATGCGCTGACCGAGGCCGAGCGCAACCACATTCTGGCCGTGGCCAATTCCGCCGAATTTGCGGATTTACCCCCCAGTCAGATCGTTCCGCGCTTGGCGGATCAGGGGATTTATCTGGGCTCCGAATCGACGATCTATCGCCTACTGAAAGCCGCCCAGCAACTGAAACACCGCCGCAGTGAACGTCCCAGTCAGCCTCGCTTCAAACCCAAAGCATTGAGTGCGACCGAGCCCAATCAACTCTACAGCTGGGATATTACCTATCTTGCGGCCGCAGTCAAAGGCCAGTTCTACTACCTCTACTTGTTCCTCGATATTTTTAGTCGCCAGATCGTCGGCTGGCAGGTATTTGAGGAAGAAAGCAGCCAATACGCCAGCGAGTTGTTACGGGATATTGTTTTACGCGAAGGGCTACAACCTGGGCAAGTCATCCTGCATTCCGATAACGGCAGCCCCATGAAAGGCGCCACGATGCTGGCCACCCTGCAACAGCTTGGCGTCATGCCCTCGCTCAGCCGACCGGCGGTGAGTAATGACAATCCGTATTCGGAATCGCTGTTCAAAACCCTGAAATATCGTCCGCAATACCCGTTGCAACCGTTTGCCGACCTGTGCGTCGCTCGTGAATGGGTAGCCGACCTGGTGCAATGGTACAACCACGAACATCGGCATAGCGCCATTGGTTTTGTAACCCCAGCCCAACGTCATGCCGGATTGGACGAGGCACTATTGAATCAACGCAAAGCGCTCTATGAAGACGCCCGCCGCCAAAACCCACGGCGCTGGAGCCAAAACACCCGGAACTGGAACAGAATCCATACCGTGCATCTAAATCCGGATCATGCCGAAACCCAAAACAACTCGCCCCAGGAGGTCGCTAATCCAGACAAAATAACCGCATAG
- a CDS encoding STAS/SEC14 domain-containing protein → MSIQLIEENGGKLLVVQVSGTLVKADYQQFVPEFERLVSQHGTLRLLFDMTDFHGWELSAAWEDFKFGIDHFADIERLAMVGDRQWQHGMAIFCKPFTNAMVRYFDHADADEAWSWLSET, encoded by the coding sequence ATGTCGATACAACTCATCGAAGAAAATGGCGGCAAACTGCTGGTCGTTCAGGTCAGCGGCACGCTGGTAAAAGCGGATTACCAACAATTTGTGCCCGAATTCGAGCGACTGGTCTCGCAACACGGGACGTTACGGCTACTGTTCGATATGACTGATTTCCACGGCTGGGAACTCAGTGCGGCCTGGGAGGATTTCAAGTTCGGCATCGACCACTTTGCCGACATAGAGCGACTGGCGATGGTCGGAGATCGGCAGTGGCAGCACGGCATGGCGATATTCTGCAAGCCGTTCACGAACGCCATGGTACGATATTTCGATCACGCCGATGCAGATGAAGCGTGGAGTTGGTTGAGCGAAACATAA
- a CDS encoding Crp/Fnr family transcriptional regulator, producing the protein MTDLHNLTQNQLLRALPTEASEWLLPHLEPVDMTLGEVIYESGGELCYVYFPITCIVSLLYVMENGSSAEIAVVGNDGIVGVALFMGGGSMPNRAVVQSAGQAYRLRGQLLMQAFNQHGAIHHLLLRYTQALITQMAQTAVCNRHHSIDQQLCRWLLLSIDRLPTDELTMTQELIANMLGVRREGVTEAAGKLQQAGLIQYSRGKIVVLDRPGLEARVCECYQVVKTESDRLLPRN; encoded by the coding sequence ATGACCGACCTGCACAATCTCACTCAAAACCAATTATTACGCGCACTGCCTACCGAGGCATCCGAATGGCTGCTCCCGCATCTCGAACCGGTTGACATGACGCTTGGCGAAGTTATTTACGAATCGGGCGGCGAGTTGTGTTACGTCTACTTCCCGATCACCTGCATCGTATCGCTGTTGTATGTGATGGAAAACGGTTCGTCCGCGGAAATTGCCGTGGTGGGCAACGATGGCATTGTCGGCGTGGCGCTGTTCATGGGCGGCGGCAGTATGCCTAACCGGGCCGTGGTGCAAAGTGCCGGGCAGGCGTATCGCTTGCGCGGCCAGCTACTCATGCAGGCATTCAATCAGCACGGCGCGATACATCATTTGCTGCTACGTTATACCCAGGCCTTGATTACCCAAATGGCGCAAACCGCCGTCTGTAATCGGCATCATTCCATCGATCAACAGCTTTGTCGCTGGTTGTTGCTCAGTATTGATCGCTTGCCTACCGATGAGCTGACCATGACGCAGGAATTAATCGCCAATATGCTGGGCGTACGTCGGGAAGGCGTCACGGAGGCCGCCGGCAAACTGCAGCAAGCCGGTTTGATTCAATACAGTCGGGGTAAAATCGTGGTGTTGGATAGACCGGGGTTGGAAGCTCGCGTTTGCGAATGTTACCAAGTGGTCAAAACCGAGTCGGATCGACTTCTGCCTCGCAATTGA
- a CDS encoding YrhB domain-containing protein, whose protein sequence is MITREQAEELVSKQVCGPHEWLPPDDEIVLVDSATIERSWGWVFFYTSRKWSETGDIQYALAGNAPVIVERDTAKLIETGTAYSAEHYIDRYELTDDPHA, encoded by the coding sequence ATGATCACTAGAGAGCAAGCTGAAGAGCTGGTATCCAAGCAGGTATGCGGTCCGCATGAATGGTTGCCCCCTGACGATGAGATTGTGCTCGTCGATAGTGCAACCATAGAAAGGTCTTGGGGTTGGGTCTTCTTCTATACCTCTAGAAAATGGAGCGAAACAGGGGATATACAGTACGCTCTGGCCGGAAACGCCCCGGTAATTGTCGAGCGTGATACAGCAAAACTGATAGAAACCGGTACGGCTTATAGCGCTGAGCATTACATCGACCGTTATGAGCTGACAGATGATCCACATGCTTAA
- a CDS encoding tyrosine-type recombinase/integrase produces the protein MTTSSESPFKQNYQTHLKHLKLKGLQPKTIEAYARAIRRVGEYFDEQINDLTEQQLTDYFTDLLASHSWSSVKLDLYGLKFYYTHVLRKPWVAPHLIKPPKVQRLPDIVTVEEARQLFSATRTLSYRVFFFTLYSLGLRLGEGLRLQVGDIAYREVGKGREQERKLRCRTPPRAYP, from the coding sequence ATGACAACATCTTCCGAATCCCCTTTCAAGCAAAACTATCAAACCCACCTTAAACACCTAAAACTCAAAGGACTCCAGCCCAAGACGATCGAGGCCTATGCCCGTGCGATTCGCCGCGTTGGCGAGTATTTTGATGAGCAAATCAATGATCTGACCGAGCAACAGTTGACCGATTATTTCACCGATTTGCTGGCGTCGCACTCCTGGAGCTCGGTTAAACTCGATCTGTACGGCCTTAAATTCTATTACACCCATGTGTTGCGCAAGCCGTGGGTGGCCCCCCATCTGATCAAACCACCCAAGGTCCAGCGCTTGCCGGACATCGTGACCGTGGAAGAAGCGCGGCAGCTTTTTTCGGCCACTCGCACGCTGAGTTACCGCGTCTTCTTTTTCACGCTCTACAGTCTGGGCCTGCGTCTCGGTGAAGGCTTGCGGCTGCAAGTGGGCGATATTGCCTACAGGGAGGTAGGTAAGGGGCGTGAGCAGGAGCGGAAGCTTCGATGCCGAACGCCACCGCGTGCATATCCGTGA